In the genome of Terribacillus sp. FSL K6-0262, one region contains:
- a CDS encoding EAL domain-containing protein, with protein sequence MDQKITNEYIGKEDLLQALDRQEFRLVYQPKLNLQTGRLIGAEALIRWEHPGHGMISPLDFIPAAEETGMILPIGEWVLRTACEQNKEWQELGLAPIVIAVNLSASQLYQHDLAEKVQSILDTSGLDPEFLELEITESMTMDVEFVLPVLHKLKRIGVRISMDDFGTGYSSLYHLKEFPIDSIKIDRSFVQNCTIDSKDATIVKAIIGMAHQLKLRVNAEGVEFKDHLVFLQQNLCDEAQGYFFSKPVAPDEIVSSIPHLEEIIPNEGLSLESSRQSWLQRGLEQSHQDLQEIVRKQQGMIFKYRKENGEFIHVFSDGELIYRLQLTPEQIIGKEMQDFLPEADRKKKYYERAWNGEENVIYESSVNGLRYVTSLRPVVRSGKVVEVIGCSVDFRKLGI encoded by the coding sequence ATGGACCAAAAGATTACGAATGAATACATAGGAAAAGAAGATTTGCTTCAAGCGCTTGATAGGCAGGAGTTTCGGCTGGTTTACCAGCCGAAGCTTAATTTGCAGACGGGCAGATTGATTGGTGCAGAGGCGCTGATCCGCTGGGAGCATCCTGGGCATGGAATGATTTCGCCGCTGGATTTCATCCCTGCAGCTGAAGAGACAGGCATGATTCTGCCAATCGGTGAATGGGTGCTCCGGACTGCTTGTGAACAGAACAAGGAGTGGCAGGAGTTGGGGCTTGCGCCAATTGTCATAGCGGTCAATCTTTCTGCTTCCCAGCTGTATCAGCATGATCTGGCGGAGAAGGTGCAATCGATCCTGGACACATCTGGGCTCGACCCGGAGTTCCTGGAGCTGGAAATCACGGAATCGATGACGATGGATGTCGAATTTGTGCTGCCTGTTTTGCATAAGTTGAAGCGGATAGGAGTCCGGATCAGTATGGATGACTTTGGCACCGGATATAGTTCCCTTTATCATTTAAAGGAATTTCCGATAGATAGTATCAAAATAGACCGGTCATTTGTCCAAAATTGCACGATTGACTCCAAGGATGCCACCATTGTCAAAGCGATAATTGGAATGGCGCACCAATTGAAGCTCAGAGTCAATGCCGAGGGTGTGGAATTCAAGGATCACCTTGTTTTTCTCCAGCAGAATCTATGTGATGAAGCACAAGGATATTTCTTCAGTAAACCTGTTGCGCCGGATGAAATCGTATCAAGCATTCCGCATTTGGAAGAAATCATCCCGAATGAAGGCCTATCATTGGAGTCTTCCAGACAGTCATGGCTGCAACGGGGCTTGGAACAATCACATCAGGACCTGCAGGAGATTGTCCGGAAGCAGCAGGGTATGATTTTCAAATATAGAAAGGAAAATGGGGAATTCATCCATGTCTTCAGTGATGGCGAGCTGATTTATCGGCTGCAGCTTACTCCGGAGCAAATCATCGGTAAGGAAATGCAGGATTTTCTTCCGGAGGCAGACAGAAAAAAGAAGTACTATGAGCGTGCGTGGAATGGAGAAGAAAATGTCATTTATGAATCGAGTGTAAATGGATTGAGATATGTCACCTCGCTTCGTCCTGTCGTCAGGAGCGGAAAAGTCGTCGAGGTAATCGGCTGTTCGGTTGATTTCAGAAAGCTTGGAATATAG
- a CDS encoding ABC transporter ATP-binding protein — protein sequence MDIRIDQLSMVFDKTTAVREMTTTIKDGELVSLLGPSGCGKSTTLMLLSGLYKPSSGTIHFGDKDVTKLDAERRGIGMVFQSYALYPHLSVLKNIMFPLKMQKVPKKEAEARAKEMADLVQIGHLLDRKPGQLSGGQQQRVAIARALVKKPNVLLLDEPLSNLDARLRLEMREEIRRIQQEIGITAIFVTHDQEEALSISDRVMLMKDGVIQQESAPQTMYKKPENEFVASFLGNPPINLMTITKSKDANSYRLADTEQTIALPALPPKDLHTVRLGIRAEDLYISHENPIFRGKIIHIETIGRDTLIRMQVGSITVRALVDPNQQHRIGDIHGLGVHPDNIHYFHQEHGKRLPHQKRGGMQHAKANMEEHA from the coding sequence ATGGATATCCGTATTGATCAGCTTTCAATGGTTTTTGATAAAACTACTGCCGTCCGGGAAATGACGACAACCATCAAGGATGGGGAGCTTGTATCTTTACTGGGGCCGAGCGGCTGCGGGAAGAGTACGACCTTGATGCTCCTATCCGGCTTGTACAAGCCCTCTTCAGGCACCATTCATTTCGGGGATAAGGATGTGACGAAGCTGGATGCAGAAAGGCGCGGGATCGGCATGGTGTTCCAGAGCTATGCCTTATATCCGCATCTGTCTGTCCTGAAAAACATCATGTTCCCATTGAAGATGCAGAAAGTGCCCAAAAAAGAAGCCGAAGCACGCGCAAAAGAAATGGCTGACCTGGTCCAGATCGGCCACCTTCTCGATAGGAAGCCCGGACAATTGTCTGGCGGCCAGCAGCAGCGGGTTGCCATTGCCAGGGCGCTAGTCAAAAAACCGAATGTCTTATTGCTCGATGAGCCGCTCTCCAATCTTGATGCAAGGCTGCGACTGGAGATGCGGGAAGAGATCCGCCGCATTCAGCAGGAGATAGGCATCACTGCCATCTTCGTTACGCATGACCAAGAAGAAGCATTGAGCATCTCCGATCGTGTCATGCTGATGAAGGACGGCGTCATCCAGCAGGAATCCGCTCCGCAGACAATGTACAAAAAGCCGGAAAATGAGTTCGTTGCCTCTTTTCTTGGCAACCCTCCCATCAATCTTATGACCATCACCAAATCAAAAGATGCAAATTCCTACCGGCTGGCCGATACGGAACAAACGATAGCATTGCCAGCATTGCCGCCTAAAGATCTCCACACAGTTCGATTAGGCATTCGCGCAGAGGATTTATATATCTCTCACGAAAACCCGATTTTCCGAGGGAAGATCATACATATCGAAACGATCGGCCGCGATACATTAATTCGCATGCAGGTAGGCAGCATCACAGTGAGAGCGCTGGTCGATCCCAATCAGCAGCATCGAATCGGCGACATCCATGGCTTAGGAGTCCATCCGGATAACATCCATTACTTCCACCAGGAGCACGGAAAGCGGCTTCCACACCAAAAGAGAGGCGGGATGCAGCATGCAAAAGCCAACATGGAAGAGCACGCTTAA
- a CDS encoding sugar ABC transporter permease: MQKPTWKSTLKGYLYLLPALVILVVFSIYPIIKSFLMSFYTDYDFFNDTVHAYGFDNFTKLFQDPNFITALKNTGIFVIGVVPLSIIISLAIAVLLNSKIKMSGFFRTIYFLPFVTSVVAVAIVWSWIFHSDYGLLNYVLGLFGIDPINWLTNPTYAMPSLIILSIWKGLGFNIIIFLAGLQNIGSQYYLAAKVDGASAWNRFKNITLPLLSPTMFFVSIISIINAFKVFDEIFALFNGRPGPANSALTVVYYVYQKFYEEWEFGLASAAAFVLFLIIFLFTIIQLVVGKKFVHYN, translated from the coding sequence ATGCAAAAGCCAACATGGAAGAGCACGCTTAAGGGCTATCTTTATCTGTTGCCTGCATTGGTCATCCTGGTCGTATTCAGCATCTATCCGATCATCAAGTCCTTCCTGATGAGCTTTTATACGGATTATGACTTCTTTAATGACACAGTCCATGCTTATGGCTTCGATAATTTCACGAAATTATTCCAGGACCCTAACTTCATCACCGCCCTGAAGAACACAGGAATATTCGTCATCGGCGTCGTGCCCCTGTCGATCATCATTTCCCTGGCGATTGCTGTATTACTGAATAGCAAGATCAAGATGAGCGGATTCTTCCGCACCATCTACTTCCTGCCATTCGTCACTTCCGTTGTGGCCGTGGCGATTGTCTGGAGCTGGATCTTCCATTCTGATTATGGGCTGCTGAACTATGTGCTCGGCTTATTCGGCATCGATCCGATCAATTGGCTGACGAATCCGACTTACGCAATGCCTTCGTTGATCATTTTAAGCATCTGGAAGGGCCTTGGATTCAATATCATCATCTTTTTGGCCGGACTGCAGAATATCGGCAGCCAATATTATTTAGCTGCAAAAGTGGACGGAGCCTCGGCATGGAACCGGTTCAAGAACATTACCTTGCCGCTGCTGTCCCCGACGATGTTCTTTGTATCGATCATCTCCATCATCAATGCCTTCAAAGTCTTTGATGAGATATTCGCCTTGTTCAACGGAAGGCCCGGACCAGCCAACAGCGCCCTGACCGTTGTCTATTACGTGTATCAGAAATTCTATGAGGAATGGGAATTCGGCTTGGCATCTGCTGCTGCCTTCGTTCTCTTCCTCATCATCTTCCTATTCACCATCATCCAATTGGTAGTCGGGAAGAAATTCGTACATTACAACTAA
- a CDS encoding carbohydrate ABC transporter permease produces MNKEALSKGTIYILLSLGAILMLLPFVWMISTSLKAPNEVMAMPPVWIPSEWQFGNYSEASEAAPFGTYFFNSIVVTALTTIGELLTTILAAYAFSRIDFHGKGIVFAVLLGTMMVPGEMLLIPNFVTVSNLGWIDSYEGLIIPWIASIFSIFLLRQYFFSVPQELSYAAKVDGCSDFKFLWYVMVPLAKPALITIALLKIIGSWNAFLWPLIVTNSQELRTLPVGLSAFTTEAGIKYELLMAASTMVILPMLLLFFIMQKYVISGVARSGLKG; encoded by the coding sequence ATGAATAAAGAAGCTTTATCCAAAGGAACAATCTATATACTTCTGTCATTGGGCGCCATCCTCATGCTGCTGCCCTTCGTCTGGATGATCAGCACCTCGCTGAAGGCTCCCAATGAAGTGATGGCGATGCCGCCGGTCTGGATCCCTTCCGAATGGCAATTCGGCAACTACAGCGAGGCGAGTGAAGCAGCTCCATTCGGCACTTATTTCTTCAATAGCATTGTCGTGACGGCATTGACTACAATCGGGGAATTACTGACAACCATACTGGCTGCTTATGCCTTTTCCCGGATCGACTTCCATGGCAAGGGAATCGTGTTCGCGGTGCTGCTCGGAACGATGATGGTGCCTGGGGAGATGCTGTTGATCCCGAACTTCGTCACGGTCTCCAATCTGGGCTGGATCGACTCCTATGAGGGATTGATCATCCCATGGATTGCGAGCATCTTCTCCATCTTCCTATTGCGCCAGTACTTCTTCTCGGTACCGCAGGAATTATCCTATGCTGCAAAAGTGGATGGATGCAGTGATTTCAAATTCCTATGGTACGTAATGGTACCCTTGGCCAAGCCCGCGCTGATCACCATTGCCTTACTGAAAATCATCGGCAGCTGGAATGCTTTCCTGTGGCCATTGATCGTCACCAATTCACAAGAACTCCGGACGCTGCCTGTCGGACTGTCGGCATTTACAACCGAAGCCGGCATTAAATATGAATTGCTGATGGCAGCCTCGACGATGGTCATCCTGCCTATGCTGCTTCTCTTCTTCATCATGCAGAAATATGTCATCTCCGGTGTTGCCAGAAGCGGCTTGAAAGGCTGA
- a CDS encoding ABC transporter substrate-binding protein: protein MKKVISVLSLFLVLFLAACNNSSGANANEGNDAKGPVEIEFWHAMSGPHEEAIKKFADDFNSTHEDIKIKPVNQGSYDDLEQKIMAAAKAGNLPDMAQATTNVIPEYIDNKFITALNDFIEDPEIGLSEDELNDYIEVFRNSSTWDDTYYSLPFSKSTRVLYYNKTMFEENGLEVPQTWDELQEAAKALTKDGVVGMGFENSYEAEFQGILKQMGGTYMDEETGEPQFASKEGQEAMTFIKDMIDEGIARTAGEDEYMSNPFGRGDVAMYIGSSAGIPHVDGAMEDGIEWSTAPIPTLDGEAATTFAGNDIVIFNQSEEAEQKGAWEFMKYLTSPEVTSEWSMLSGYLPIRQSALDTEEYQKFLEENPAYKAGTEQFDAGFFIARVPGGDAVRNIVLEEMDYILQGMKTVEEGLTEAQDRAKAELQ, encoded by the coding sequence ATGAAAAAAGTAATATCTGTACTGTCCTTATTTTTGGTCCTGTTTTTAGCTGCTTGCAATAATAGTTCCGGTGCCAATGCCAACGAGGGAAATGATGCAAAAGGGCCGGTTGAAATCGAATTCTGGCACGCCATGAGCGGCCCGCATGAAGAAGCAATCAAAAAGTTCGCGGACGATTTCAATAGCACCCATGAAGATATCAAGATCAAACCAGTCAACCAAGGAAGCTATGACGACCTGGAACAGAAAATCATGGCCGCAGCCAAAGCTGGGAATCTGCCCGATATGGCACAGGCTACCACAAATGTCATCCCTGAATACATCGACAATAAATTCATCACTGCCTTGAACGACTTCATCGAGGATCCGGAAATCGGCTTGTCTGAAGACGAATTGAATGACTATATCGAGGTTTTCCGCAATTCCAGCACATGGGATGATACGTACTACAGCCTTCCTTTCAGCAAGAGTACCCGCGTCCTTTATTACAACAAGACAATGTTTGAAGAAAACGGTCTGGAAGTCCCGCAAACATGGGATGAGCTGCAAGAAGCTGCGAAGGCATTGACAAAAGACGGTGTTGTCGGGATGGGCTTCGAGAACTCCTATGAAGCGGAATTCCAAGGCATCCTGAAACAAATGGGCGGTACGTACATGGATGAAGAAACTGGCGAACCGCAATTTGCTTCCAAAGAAGGGCAGGAAGCAATGACATTCATCAAGGATATGATCGATGAAGGGATCGCCCGTACAGCTGGTGAAGATGAATACATGTCCAACCCATTCGGCCGTGGTGATGTGGCAATGTATATCGGTTCTTCCGCGGGTATCCCGCATGTTGATGGCGCGATGGAAGACGGCATTGAATGGTCCACTGCCCCGATCCCTACTTTGGACGGCGAAGCCGCAACAACATTCGCCGGAAATGACATCGTGATCTTCAACCAAAGCGAAGAAGCGGAGCAAAAAGGCGCTTGGGAATTCATGAAATATCTGACCAGCCCTGAAGTCACTTCCGAATGGTCCATGCTTTCCGGCTACTTGCCGATTCGCCAATCTGCATTGGATACAGAAGAATATCAGAAGTTCCTTGAAGAAAATCCAGCCTACAAAGCAGGCACAGAGCAGTTCGATGCCGGATTCTTCATTGCCCGCGTCCCTGGCGGAGATGCAGTGCGCAACATCGTACTTGAAGAAATGGATTATATCCTCCAAGGCATGAA